Sequence from the Stenotrophomonas sp. 364 genome:
CGAAGAGCTGATGGAAAAGTACCTGGGCGGCGAAGAGCTGACCGAGGCCGAAATCGTCGAGGCCCTGCGCGTGCGCACCCTGGCCACCGACATCGTGCCGATGTACTGCGGTTCTGCGTTCAAGAACAAGGGCGTGCAGGCCATGCTGGACGGCGTGGTGCAGCTGCTGCCGTCGCCGATCGACGTGCCGGACGTGACCGGTACCGACGTCGACGATGAAACCGTTGCGCTGAGCCGCAAGTCCGACGACAAGGCCCCGTTCTCGGCCCTGGCGTTCAAGATCATCACCGACCCGTTCGTGGGCGCGCTGACCTTCTTCCGTGTCTATTCGGGCACGCTGAACGCTGGCGACCAGCTGCTGAACTCGGTGAAGGGCAAGAAGGAGCGCATCGGCCGCATCCTGCAGATGCACTCCAACGATCGTGAAGAAATCAAGGAAGTGCTGGCCGGTGACATCGCCGCGGCCGTGGGCCTGAAGGACACGACCACCGGTGACACCCTGTGCTCGCAGGACCACCCGATCATCCTGGAGCGCATGGTGTTCCCGGAGCCGGTCATCTCGATGGCCGTCGAACCGAAGACCAAGTCCGACCAGGAAAAGATGGGTCTGGCGCTGGGCCGTCTGGCTCAGGAAGATCCGTCGTTCCGCGTCAAGACCGACGAAGAATCCGGCCAGACCATCATCTCCGGCATGGGCGAGCTGCACCTGGACATCATCGTTGACCGCATGAAGCGCGAGTTCAACGTTGAAGCCAACGTCGGCAAGCCGCAGGTTGCGTACCGCGAAACCATCCAGCTGGCCGATGTCAAGTCGGACTACAAGCACGCCAAGCAGTCCGGTGGTAAGGGTCAGTACGGTCACGTCGTGATCGAGCTGTCGCCGATCACCGCTGAAGACCGTGCCGATCCGAAGATCGGGCCGCTGATCAAGGACGACTTCCTGTTCATCAACGACATCACCGGTGGCGTGATTCCGAAGGAATTCATCCCGTCGATCGAAAAGGGCCTGCGCGAAACCATCACCAGCGGTCCGCTGGCGGGCTTCCCGGTCGTGGACGTCAAGGTGAAGCTGGTGTTCGGCTCGTACCATGACGTCGACTCCTCGGAAATGGCGTTCAAGCTCGCGTCCTCGATGGCCTTCAAGCAGGGCTTCCAGAAGGCCAAGCCGGTCCTGCTGGAGCCGATCATGAAGGTCGAGATCGTGACCCCGAGCGACTATCAGGGTGACGTGATGGGCGACGTGAGCCGTCGTCGCGGCATGCTGCAGGGTTCGAGCGTGACCGGTGACGGTTCGGCCGAGATCATCAACGCGATGATCCCGCTGGGTGAAATGTTTGGTTACGCCACCTCGCTGCGTTCGCAGACCCAGGGTCGCGCGACGTTCACGATGGAATTCGACCATTACGAGCCGGCTCCGTCGAACATCGCTGAAACCGTGATCAAGAAGTCCTGAGCGTAAGCTCAGGTCTCAATCTCTTTCTTTCTGACATTCAAGGGTTACAACAATGGCAAAGGGTAAGTTCGAGCGCACCAAGCCGCACGTCAACGTCGGCACCATCGGTCACGTCGATCACGGCAAGACCACGCTGACCGCTGCACTGACCAAGATCGGTGCCGAGCGCTTCGGTGGCGAGTTCAAGGATTACTCCGCGATCGACGCCGCGCCGGAAGAAAAGGCACGTGGCATCACGATCTCGACCGCGCACGTCGAGTACGAATCCACCGAGCGTCATTACGCCCACGTGGACTGCCCGGGCCATGCTGACTACGTCAAGAACATGATCACCGGTGCCGCCCAGATGGACGGCGCGATTCTGGTCTGCTCCGCTGCTGACGGCCCGATGCCGCAGACCCGCGAGCACATCCTGCTGTCGCGCCAGGTCGGCGTGCCGTACATCGTCGTGTTCCTGAACAAGGCCGACATGGTGGACGATGCCGAGCTGCTGGAACTGGTCGAAATGGAAGTCCGCGAGCTGCTGAGCAAGTACGACTTCCCGGGCGACGACACCCCGATCATCGCGGGTTCGGCCCGTCTGGCGCTGGAAGGCGACCAGAGCGATATCGGCGTGCCGGCCGTGATCAAGCTGGTCGAAGCTCTCGACAGCTGGATCCCGACCCCGGAGCGTGACATCGACAAGCCGTTCCTGATGCCGGTGGAAGACGTGTTCTCGATCTCGGGCCGCGGCACCGTGGTGACCGGTCGTATCGAGCGCGGCGTGATCAAGGTCGGCGAAGAAATCGAAATCGTCGGTATCCGTCCGGTCCAGAAGACCACCGTCACCGGCGTGGAAATGTTCCGCAAGCTGCTCGACCAGGGTCAGGCAGGCGACAACGCCGGTCTGCTGCTGCGCGGCACCAAGCGTGACGACGTCGAGCGTGGCCAGGTGCTGGCCAAGCCGGGTTCGATCAAGCCGCACACCCAGTTCGACGCCGAAGTGTACGTGCTGTCGAAGGACGAGGGCGGCCGTCACACCCCGTTCTTCAAGGGCTACCGTCCGCAGTTCTACTTCCGTACCACCGACATCACCGGCGCTTGCGAACTGCCGGAAGGTGTGGAAATGGTGATGCCGGGCGACAACGTGAAGATGGTTGTCACCCTGATCAACCCGGTCGCCATGGACGAAGGTCTGCGCTTCGCGATTCGCGAAGGCGGCCGTACCGTCGGTGCCGGCGTGGTCTCCAAGATCCTGGCGTAATCTGCTAGAATCTTCGCCCCGATGTTGCCTGGGTAGGGCATCGGGGCGGAACTAAATGGGAAAAGAGGCGCAGGACGCACCTCGTGTTCCCCGGACCAGGAAGGGTCGCGCCATTCAGGCAGTGTCAACAGGTCCCCTGTTGACCGCCGCGTTGTATGCGCGCTATACTTTTTGTCTGGGCAGATCGGGAGACCGGTCTGCCTCGATTTTTGAGGTCTACGGAAAGATCTTGTCGCCGCACGGGAATGTGCGGCGTCTGCATTCAGGATATTCATGGGACAAGGCAACCCAGAGGCCTTGTCCGTCGCTCTTTTAACGAAGGAACCCACCGTCATGGCGGACCAAAAGATCCGGATTCGGCTGAAGGCGTTCGATCATCGTTTGATCGACCGTTCGGCCAGCGAGATCGTAGAAACGGCAAAGCGGACCGGCGCGCAAGTGCGTGGCCCGATCCCCCTGCCGACCAAGATCGAGCGTTACACCATTCTCGTTTCCCCGCACGTCGACAAGGACGCGCGTGACCAGTACGAGACCCGCACGCACAAGCGCGTGCTCGATATCGTTGACCCGAACGACAAGACCGTGGACGCGCTGATGAAGCTCGAACTGGCTGCCGGCGTCGACGTTCAGATCAAGCTGACCTGAGGACTACGACCATGACGAAGAAATATTCGTTGGGCTTCGTGGGCCGCAAGGCTGGCATGAGCCGCGTGTTCACCGAAGATGGCCAGGCCATCCCGGTAACCCTGATTGAAGCTACCCCCAACCGCATCGCGCAGATCAAGACCGTCGAATCCGACGGCTACAGCGCCGTGCAGGTGACCGTCGGCGCGCGTCGCGCTGCCCTGGTCAACAAGCCGGAAGCCGGTCACTTCGCCAAGGCGAAGGTCGACGCGGGCCGTGGCCTGTGGGAATTCCGCGTTGAAGACGCCCAGCTCGGCGATTTCGCCGTCGGTGGCGAAGTCAAGGCGGACATCTTTGAAGTCGGCCAGATCGTCGACGTCCAGGGTGTCACCAAGGGTAAGGGCTTCCAGGGCACCATCAAGCGCTACAACTTCCGTATGGGTGACGCTACCCACGGCAACTCGCTGTCGCATCGCGCGCCGGGTTCGCTGGGTCAGCGCCAGACGCCAGGTCGCGTGTTCCCGGGCAAGAAGATGTCCGGTCACATGGGCTCGGTGCAGCAGAGCACCCAGAACCTGGAAGTTGTCAAGGTCGACGTCGAGCGCGGTCTGATCGCGGTTCGCGGCGCCGTTCCTGGCGCGGCGGGTGGCGACGTGATCGTCCGTCCGGCGAGCAAGGCATAAGGAGAGATGACGATGGAACTCGTTATCACGGGTAGCAATAACAAGGTCTCGGTCTCCGACGCCGTGTTCGGTCGCGATTTCAGCGAAGATCTGGTTCACCAGGTCGTTGTCGCCTATCGCAACGCCGGCCGCGCCGGCACCAAGGCACAGAAGACTCGCTCTGAAGTGGCTGGTACCACCAAGAAGTCGAAGAAGCAGAAGGGCGGCGGCGCGCGTCATGGCGCACTGACGGCTCCGATCTTCGTCGGCGGCGGTGTCACCTTCGCGGCCAAGCCGCGCAGCTTCGAGCAGAAGGTCAACCGCAAGCAGTACCGTGCAGCCATGTGCGCGATCCTGTCCGAGCTGAACCGTCAGGGCCGTCTGACCATCGTGGAGTCCTTCGATGTCGAAGCGACCAACACGAAGGCTCTGATCGCCAAGCTGGCCGGCCTGGAAGTGGGCAAGCGTCCGCTGATCGTCACCGAAGATGCTTCCGAGCACCTGTACCTGTCGGCGCGCAACATTCCCTACGTGGAAGTGCGTGACGTGCAGGGCCTGGACCCGGTGTCGCTGGTCGGTGCCGACACGGTCGTCATCACCGCTGACGCGGTCAAGAAGGTCGAGGAGTGGCTGGCATGAGCGCCAACGAGAAAATCTTCAGCGTTCTTCGCGCTCCGCGAGTCTCCGAAAAGACCGCGCGCCTGCAGGAACATTCCAACCAGTATGTCTTTGAAGTGTCGAACGAAGCGACCAAGGCCGATGTGAAGGCCGCGGTTGAGCAGCTGTTCGATGTCAAGGTCGAGTCGGTCAACGTGCTGAACGTGAAGGGCAAGAACAAGTCCTTCCGTAACCGCACCGGCCGTCGCGGCGATTGGCGCAAGGCATACGTGCGTCTCGCCGATGGCCAGTCCATCGATGTAACGGCCAAGGCCTGAGGTCCATCCCATGCCATTGATGAAATTCAAGCCCACTTCCCCCGGCCGCCGTTCGGCCGTGCGCGTGGTTACGCCCGATCTGCACAAGGGCGCACCGCACGCAGCGTTGCTGGAGCCGCAGAGCAAGTCCGGTGGTCGTAACCACCACGGCCGCATCACCACCCGTCACGTTGGTGGTGGCCACAAGCAGCACTACCGTGTCATCGACTTCAAGCGCAACAAGGAAGGCATTCCGGCGCGCGTGGAACGCATCGAATACGATCCGAACCGCACCGCCCATATCGCCCTGCTGTGCTACGTCGACGGCGAACGCCGCTACATCATCGCACCGAAGGGCCTGAAGGCCGGTGACCAGGTGATCGCGGGTTCGGATGCGCCGATCAAGACCGGTAACACGCTGCCGCTGCGCAACATCCCGGTCGGTACCACTGTCCACGGCATCGAACTGAAGCCGGGCAAGGGTGCTCAGATCGCGCGTGCCGCCGGCGCCGCCGTGCAGCTCGTCGCTCGTGAAGGTATCTACGCCACCCTGCGCCTGCGCTCGGGTGAAATGCGTAAGGTGCCGGTCGAGTGCCGCGCCACCATCGGTGAAGTCGGTAACGACGAACACAACCTGGAAAAGCTGGGCAAGGCTGGCGCCAAGCGCTGGCGCGGTGTCCGCCCGACCGTTCGTGGTGCTGCCATGAACCCGGTTGACCATCCGCACGGTGGTGGTGAGGCGAAGGCCGGCCAGGGTAATCCGCATCCGGTCACCCCGTGGGGTGTTCCGACCAAGGGTTACAAGACGCGCAAGAACAAGCGCACCCAGCAATTCATCGTCCGCGATCGTAGGGGCTAATCGACCATGGCACGTTCACTCAAGAAGGGCCCGTTCGTCGATCACCACCTCGTCAAGAAGGTGGAGGCCGCTGCGGGTAGCAAGAAGCCGATCAAGACCTGGTCGCGCCGTTCGATGATCCTGCCGGAAATGGTAGGCATCACCATCGCCGTTCATAACGGCAAGAACCACGTTCCGGTGCTCGTCAACGAGAACATGGTCGGCCACAAGCTCGGCGAATTTGCCATCACCCGGACCTTCAAGGGTCACGGTGGTGACAAGAAGTCGGGCAAGTAAGGAGAGATGACAATGGAAGCGAAAGCAATCCTGCGCTCCGCGCGCATCTCTGCGCAGAAAGCCCGCCTGGTCGCTGACCAGGTGCGCGGCCTGCCGGCCGAGCGTGCGGTCAACCTGCTGAAGTTTTCGGACAAGAAGGCTGCCCACCTGATCAAGAAGGTGGTGGAGTCGGCTATCGCAAATGCCGAAAACAACCAGGGCGCCGACGTCGACGAGCTGAAGGTTCAGACCATCATGGTAGATGAAGGTCCGACCCTGAAGCGTTTCATGGCGCGGGCGAAAGGCCGCGGCACCCGCATCCTCAAGCGCACCAGCCACATCACTGTGGTTGTGGGCGCCGGCAAGTAAGCGGAAAGGAAAACACCATGGGTCATAAAGTTCATCCGATTGGTATCCGCCTCGGTATTTCCAAGGACTGGAACTCCAAGTGGTACGCCAACAAGGGCGAGTTCGCTGGTTACCTGGCGGCCGACCTGAAGGTGCGGGAAATGCTGCGCAAGAAGCTTGCGCAGGCCGGCATCAGCAAGATCCTTATCGAGCGTCCGGCAAAGACCGCTCGCGTGACGATCCACACCGCCCGTCCGGGCGTGGTGATCGGCAAGCGCGGTGAGGACATCGAAAAGCTGCGTAAGGAAGTGAGCGAGATGATGGGCGTTCCGGCGCACATCAACGTCACCGAAGTGCGCAAGCCCGAGCTGGACGCACAGCTGGTTGCCGAGTCGATCGCGCAGCAGCTGGAGCGTCGCATCATGTTCCGCCGCGCCATGAAGCGCTCGGTCGGCAACGCGATGCGCCTGGGTGCCCTGGGCATCAAGGTCAACGTCGGTGGCCGCCTCAACGGTGCAGAAATCGCCCGTTCGGAGTGGTACCGCGAAGGCCGCGTGCCGCTGCACACGCTGCGTGCCGACATCGACTATGGCTTCGCTGAAGCCAAGACGACCTACGGCATCATCGGCATCAAGGTCTGGATCTACAAGGGCGAGGTTTTCGATTTCTCCCAGGTTGGCCAGGAAAAGCAGGACGATTCCCCGCGCAACGATCGTAACGATCGCGGCGACCGCGGTGACCGTCAGCGCCCGGCTCGTGAAGCGAGGTAACGGCAATGTTGCAACCCAAGCGAACCAAATACCGCAAGGTACACAAGGGCCGTAACGATGGCCTGAGCTGGAGCGCCAACGCTGTCAGCTTCGGCGAATACGGCCTGAAGGCAACCGCTCATGGTCAGCTGACCGCGCGTCAGATCGAAGCGGCTCGCCGCTCGATCAGCCGCTACGTCAAGCGCGGCGGCAAGATGTGGATCCGAGTGTTCCCCGACAAGCCGATCACCAAGAAGCCCATCGAAGTTCGAATGGGTTCTGGTAAGGGCAACGTGGAGTACTGGGTAGCCCAGATCCAGCCCGGCCGCATGATCTATGAAATTGAAGGTGTGGATGAAAGCGTGGCTCGCGAGGCGTTCCGCCTGGCAGCTGCCAAGCTCTCCGTGACCACCACCTTCGTGACCCGGACGGTGATGTAATGGATATCAAACAACTTCGCGAAAAGTCGGCTGACGATCTGAAGGCCCACCTGACCGACCTGCGTAAGGAGCAGTTCTCGCTCCGTATGCAGCAGGTTACTGGCCAGCTGCCGAAGACTCACGAAACCCGCCGGGTCCGCCGCGAGATTGCTCGCGTCAAGACCCTGCTCGGCAGCACCAAGTAAGGATGGCCGCGATGAGCGACAATACTGAAAACAAAGCGCTGCGCACGGTCGAAGGCCGTGTCGTCAGCAACAAGATGGACAAGACGGTCACCGTGTTGGTGGAACGCCTGGTCAAGCACGCCCTGTACGGCAAGTACATCAAGCGTTCGACCAAGCTGCACGCCCACGACGCCGACAATGCCTGCAACGAAGGCGATGTCGTCCGCGTGACCGAGATTGCTCCGATGTCCAAGACCAAGAACTGGCGCGTGGTGGAAGTCATCACGCGTGCGGCTGAATAAGGAGATCTGAATCATGATCCAGATGCAGAGCTACCTCGAGGTCGCGGACAATTCCGGTGCCAAG
This genomic interval carries:
- the fusA gene encoding elongation factor G, whose amino-acid sequence is MARTTPIERYRNFGIMAHIDAGKTTTSERILFYTGKSHKIGEVHDGAATMDWMEQEQERGITIQSAATTAFWKGMDKSLPEHRFNIIDTPGHVDFTIEVERSLRVLDGAVFVLCAVGGVQPQSETVWRQANRYKVPRIAFVNKMDRTGANFTKVVGQLKAKLGAVAVPMQLPIGAEEGFKGVVDLIKMKAIHWDEASQGMKFEYLEIPADMQAEADEARTYMIEAAAEASEELMEKYLGGEELTEAEIVEALRVRTLATDIVPMYCGSAFKNKGVQAMLDGVVQLLPSPIDVPDVTGTDVDDETVALSRKSDDKAPFSALAFKIITDPFVGALTFFRVYSGTLNAGDQLLNSVKGKKERIGRILQMHSNDREEIKEVLAGDIAAAVGLKDTTTGDTLCSQDHPIILERMVFPEPVISMAVEPKTKSDQEKMGLALGRLAQEDPSFRVKTDEESGQTIISGMGELHLDIIVDRMKREFNVEANVGKPQVAYRETIQLADVKSDYKHAKQSGGKGQYGHVVIELSPITAEDRADPKIGPLIKDDFLFINDITGGVIPKEFIPSIEKGLRETITSGPLAGFPVVDVKVKLVFGSYHDVDSSEMAFKLASSMAFKQGFQKAKPVLLEPIMKVEIVTPSDYQGDVMGDVSRRRGMLQGSSVTGDGSAEIINAMIPLGEMFGYATSLRSQTQGRATFTMEFDHYEPAPSNIAETVIKKS
- the tuf gene encoding elongation factor Tu, which encodes MAKGKFERTKPHVNVGTIGHVDHGKTTLTAALTKIGAERFGGEFKDYSAIDAAPEEKARGITISTAHVEYESTERHYAHVDCPGHADYVKNMITGAAQMDGAILVCSAADGPMPQTREHILLSRQVGVPYIVVFLNKADMVDDAELLELVEMEVRELLSKYDFPGDDTPIIAGSARLALEGDQSDIGVPAVIKLVEALDSWIPTPERDIDKPFLMPVEDVFSISGRGTVVTGRIERGVIKVGEEIEIVGIRPVQKTTVTGVEMFRKLLDQGQAGDNAGLLLRGTKRDDVERGQVLAKPGSIKPHTQFDAEVYVLSKDEGGRHTPFFKGYRPQFYFRTTDITGACELPEGVEMVMPGDNVKMVVTLINPVAMDEGLRFAIREGGRTVGAGVVSKILA
- the rpsJ gene encoding 30S ribosomal protein S10 translates to MADQKIRIRLKAFDHRLIDRSASEIVETAKRTGAQVRGPIPLPTKIERYTILVSPHVDKDARDQYETRTHKRVLDIVDPNDKTVDALMKLELAAGVDVQIKLT
- the rplC gene encoding 50S ribosomal protein L3, with translation MTKKYSLGFVGRKAGMSRVFTEDGQAIPVTLIEATPNRIAQIKTVESDGYSAVQVTVGARRAALVNKPEAGHFAKAKVDAGRGLWEFRVEDAQLGDFAVGGEVKADIFEVGQIVDVQGVTKGKGFQGTIKRYNFRMGDATHGNSLSHRAPGSLGQRQTPGRVFPGKKMSGHMGSVQQSTQNLEVVKVDVERGLIAVRGAVPGAAGGDVIVRPASKA
- the rplD gene encoding 50S ribosomal protein L4, which translates into the protein MELVITGSNNKVSVSDAVFGRDFSEDLVHQVVVAYRNAGRAGTKAQKTRSEVAGTTKKSKKQKGGGARHGALTAPIFVGGGVTFAAKPRSFEQKVNRKQYRAAMCAILSELNRQGRLTIVESFDVEATNTKALIAKLAGLEVGKRPLIVTEDASEHLYLSARNIPYVEVRDVQGLDPVSLVGADTVVITADAVKKVEEWLA
- the rplW gene encoding 50S ribosomal protein L23, giving the protein MSANEKIFSVLRAPRVSEKTARLQEHSNQYVFEVSNEATKADVKAAVEQLFDVKVESVNVLNVKGKNKSFRNRTGRRGDWRKAYVRLADGQSIDVTAKA
- the rplB gene encoding 50S ribosomal protein L2 encodes the protein MPLMKFKPTSPGRRSAVRVVTPDLHKGAPHAALLEPQSKSGGRNHHGRITTRHVGGGHKQHYRVIDFKRNKEGIPARVERIEYDPNRTAHIALLCYVDGERRYIIAPKGLKAGDQVIAGSDAPIKTGNTLPLRNIPVGTTVHGIELKPGKGAQIARAAGAAVQLVAREGIYATLRLRSGEMRKVPVECRATIGEVGNDEHNLEKLGKAGAKRWRGVRPTVRGAAMNPVDHPHGGGEAKAGQGNPHPVTPWGVPTKGYKTRKNKRTQQFIVRDRRG
- the rpsS gene encoding 30S ribosomal protein S19 gives rise to the protein MARSLKKGPFVDHHLVKKVEAAAGSKKPIKTWSRRSMILPEMVGITIAVHNGKNHVPVLVNENMVGHKLGEFAITRTFKGHGGDKKSGK
- the rplV gene encoding 50S ribosomal protein L22, giving the protein MEAKAILRSARISAQKARLVADQVRGLPAERAVNLLKFSDKKAAHLIKKVVESAIANAENNQGADVDELKVQTIMVDEGPTLKRFMARAKGRGTRILKRTSHITVVVGAGK
- the rpsC gene encoding 30S ribosomal protein S3, with the protein product MGHKVHPIGIRLGISKDWNSKWYANKGEFAGYLAADLKVREMLRKKLAQAGISKILIERPAKTARVTIHTARPGVVIGKRGEDIEKLRKEVSEMMGVPAHINVTEVRKPELDAQLVAESIAQQLERRIMFRRAMKRSVGNAMRLGALGIKVNVGGRLNGAEIARSEWYREGRVPLHTLRADIDYGFAEAKTTYGIIGIKVWIYKGEVFDFSQVGQEKQDDSPRNDRNDRGDRGDRQRPAREAR
- the rplP gene encoding 50S ribosomal protein L16, which translates into the protein MLQPKRTKYRKVHKGRNDGLSWSANAVSFGEYGLKATAHGQLTARQIEAARRSISRYVKRGGKMWIRVFPDKPITKKPIEVRMGSGKGNVEYWVAQIQPGRMIYEIEGVDESVAREAFRLAAAKLSVTTTFVTRTVM
- the rpmC gene encoding 50S ribosomal protein L29, with product MDIKQLREKSADDLKAHLTDLRKEQFSLRMQQVTGQLPKTHETRRVRREIARVKTLLGSTK
- the rpsQ gene encoding 30S ribosomal protein S17; the protein is MSDNTENKALRTVEGRVVSNKMDKTVTVLVERLVKHALYGKYIKRSTKLHAHDADNACNEGDVVRVTEIAPMSKTKNWRVVEVITRAAE